The window GGAACTCCATATGATCTAATATTAAGAAGATTAAGTAGAATAAGAAGTCCTGAAACCTGGAATCTTCTTTCCACAAGTAACCTCTTTAAATATTGCACATCTTCTCAAAAAACATGGCTTGAGTCCTTATTTATACCTTATGTAAAAACCGGTGAAGGTTATCTTATTAAAAAAGGAGAACCGATTGAATTTATATATATAATAAGTGAAGGAGAAGTTTTCTGCGATATAAATGGAAAAATTAAAAAACTTGGTTATGGAGATTATGTAGGCAAATTAAAAGATATATATGAGAAAAAACCTTCACAATATGATTATTACTATACATCAGATGTTTTTCTCTATTCAATACCAGCAAAAGATATGTATCAATTCTTAAACAAAAATCCAGGAATTATGATGAAATTAGATTCAGAACTCGACTACTAAAATTTAAAAGAATAAAATCTTAAATTAAAAAAACTTTTATATCACCAAATATAGTAAGAGATTCAAACACAATTTTTTTGCTTTTTACTATGCTTCCTAATGATTTTAATTCATCATCTACTTTTATGCTTCCAAATATAACCTTTGAATTATCAACAAAAGAATACTCATTAAAAATTTCTTTTTTTATATAAATCTTCGTATCACCAAAAATATTTAACCCATTAATGTTTATAGTATCTTTTGATGAATAAAAATTATTAATCTTAAAATTTGAATCCCCAAAAATATTTAAAAAATTTATTCCATTTAACTCAGAGTTATCTATCTCTTTTTCTGTACTACTAAAAATATTTACTGTATTTATACAACTTTTATCATTTGAAATGTTTAAAGAAAACCTTGAATTTTTAAATTTGGATATGCCAAAAATTATAACTATACCTAAATAGATAAAAAATATAGCAAAGTATATTTTAAATAAATTAAATCCAATATTTAATATTTCCAAATTCTTTAGGATTAAAAGAACACCAAGAGATATAAAAAGTAAAGCAAAAAAAATTGAATGAATATTTCTTGATATTAGGTTAAAACCAATTAAAACAAAAATAATTGGCCAAAAACTCCAAATTGAAATATTTTCATTAATTATATTTAAACTCTGCAATAGAAAAAAAACTCCAATCAAAATAATTATAATGCCCCATAACAAAGATTTATTATTGATCATATTTTCCTCCAAAAATTAAATTTATGAAATTAATACAATTGAAATTCTACCTTTACATTCCTTTTAATAATAAAGCAATATAACAAAAAATCAAGTAAGAAACAATAAAATAATAAAATGATACAATAAAATATGATATATTAGGATAAGAAATAATAAAGAAAAATAGAATAAAATAAATTAAAATATATTAATTCGATTTAAATATTTTTTAAATTATATTTTTTAGCATATCAATTTTATGATTTGGAATAGAGCATATAGCTATTCTTAATCCATCTATAGATGGAACGAAAAATACACCTTTTTTTTCAAGATCTTCGTAATATTTTTCAATATCGAATTTATTTTGATCTTTTGATTTTTTATAAGTTACAAAAAAACCATCATCATGCCTATAATAAACATATCCAAGATTATTTAAAACTTTCAATAAATTTTCTCTTCTTAGGTAAAGTTTCTTTTTAAGGTTTTTTTGTTCTTCTTTAAGATTAATAATATATTGGGGATCTGAAAATTTTTCAACAATATAATATCCTAAATGGTTTATTGAACCAGTAGAAGCTCTTGAAGAAAAAGAATATTTCTCTTCAAAAATCTTATGATCCTCTTCCTTTTGTGAATACAATATGCAAGCACCTGTTCTTAATCCATATAAACCACAAGATTTTGAAAGTGAATATCCCATTAAAATAGTGTCAAAAGGATTGTCTATAATATAATTTTCATCTTTATTCTTATTTATAATATTACTTTTACTTTCATCTTCAATTATTTTTTTATTTTCATTTTTTTGCGAAATAAAAAATTTAATTAGATCTTTTACTTTGAAATCAGTAAAATCAATATAAGCTAAATCAAGAAATAAAATTATCTTGAGTTTTTCATTGCTATTTGAATTAAAATTTGTATTATTTAATTTTATTTCATTAAATATTTTATAAAGCTCAAGTAATTCTTTATCATTTAAAGATAATCCTGTAGGATTTGATGCTGGAGTATTTAAAAGAAAAAATATCTTCTTATAATTATTTTTTATAAGTTTATCTTTTATATTTTTTCTAATATTGTCAAAATTTATCTCTTTTTCTCCTATATCAAATGGGCAAATATAGTTCATTTTCAAACCAATTTCTTCCATAACATTTTGATAAGGACCCCAGAAAGGATACAAAGCTATAATTAATGTTTCTTCATCACAAAAATTATGAACTGAGTGATGAATAGCTCCAAGTCCCCCAGAAACTGGTGCACAACTAAAAATTTTATTGAAATTATCTAATTCATTTAATGATGTTAAATTCATTATACCATCGAAGAAATTTTTATTTGAAACCATTGGAGAATAAGAAAAAACATCTCTATAATCTATATTTTGAAAAATTTTTTTGATTGTTTCAAAAATATAAAGTTTTTCATCCTCATCATAAAACATCCCAATAGTACCATCAATCGTATTATCATTACCATATTTTTTTTTATATTCTTTTGCTTTTGCAGCTATTACTGTAATTCTATCTGATGAAATTTTTTGTCTAGAAAAACTATTTAATAAATTATCAAACATAATTTCTCCTTAACACAATATCAATTAAATAAAATAATTAATATAAAAATTTATTTAATATTAATAAATAGTAAAATTTAATTAACTATTTATCTC of the Spirochaetota bacterium genome contains:
- a CDS encoding aminotransferase class I/II-fold pyridoxal phosphate-dependent enzyme, with translation MFDNLLNSFSRQKISSDRITVIAAKAKEYKKKYGNDNTIDGTIGMFYDEDEKLYIFETIKKIFQNIDYRDVFSYSPMVSNKNFFDGIMNLTSLNELDNFNKIFSCAPVSGGLGAIHHSVHNFCDEETLIIALYPFWGPYQNVMEEIGLKMNYICPFDIGEKEINFDNIRKNIKDKLIKNNYKKIFFLLNTPASNPTGLSLNDKELLELYKIFNEIKLNNTNFNSNSNEKLKIILFLDLAYIDFTDFKVKDLIKFFISQKNENKKIIEDESKSNIINKNKDENYIIDNPFDTILMGYSLSKSCGLYGLRTGACILYSQKEEDHKIFEEKYSFSSRASTGSINHLGYYIVEKFSDPQYIINLKEEQKNLKKKLYLRRENLLKVLNNLGYVYYRHDDGFFVTYKKSKDQNKFDIEKYYEDLEKKGVFFVPSIDGLRIAICSIPNHKIDMLKNII
- a CDS encoding cell wall-active antibiotics response protein — encoded protein: MINNKSLLWGIIIILIGVFFLLQSLNIINENISIWSFWPIIFVLIGFNLISRNIHSIFFALLFISLGVLLILKNLEILNIGFNLFKIYFAIFFIYLGIVIIFGISKFKNSRFSLNISNDKSCINTVNIFSSTEKEIDNSELNGINFLNIFGDSNFKINNFYSSKDTININGLNIFGDTKIYIKKEIFNEYSFVDNSKVIFGSIKVDDELKSLGSIVKSKKIVFESLTIFGDIKVFLI